The following coding sequences are from one Triticum dicoccoides isolate Atlit2015 ecotype Zavitan chromosome 4A, WEW_v2.0, whole genome shotgun sequence window:
- the LOC119284298 gene encoding pentatricopeptide repeat-containing protein At2g44880-like: protein MGAIIYYASSVSNCPPKVTRRAEPHLRHRPPPMPCSPGPRRRPPPAVPISAGLLRQLRIAAGQGSPRRLLLQSLALVLTSNLSSTHAAVSSRLLNSLLPHLPAGRLHLLRLLPFDHLTLLLFSSSSSAANRRPITPLPAASSLHALAVRSGHLPADLXXXXXXXXXYLALGSHASARRLFADIPRPDAVTWNTLLRACLRSGLLPSARQLFDQMPQRDLVSYNSMLAGHAAAGDMAGARQLFDGMPERDVVSWNSMLAGYTRCGDMEEARRMFDAMPERDVVSWNSMLDGYAQAGDVKMARAVFDGMPRRSAVSWNVVLALYARVKDWRECLRLFDTMMAVGAAVPNEKTFLSVLTACGSLGDLDRGKWVHGLVQQRWERLLPDVLLLTALLTMYAKCGVMETAREIFDSMGDRSVPSWNSMIIGYGLHGQSEKALELFLEMERSGPRPNETTFVCVLSSCAHGGLVLEGWWCFDRMVRQYGIESKAEHFGCMMDLLGRAGLLTGSENLVQNLQGKASPALWGAMVSASSRAQDGSRLGEFVGRKLMEMEPAEVGPYVLLSNIYAAEGRWDDVEKVREAMKRNGAEKGAGLSLVGGGGSEPRVGAEDVRSCRRC from the exons ATGGGGGCCATCAT ATATTACGCCTCCTCGGTGTCAAACTGCCCGCCAAAGGTAACGAGACGGGCGGAGCCCCATTTGCGCCACCGCCCGCCCCCAATGCCGTGCTCgccagggccccgccgccgcccgccgccggcggTGCCAATCAGCGCCGGCCTGCTCCGGCAGCTTCGGATCGCCGCCGGCCAGGGctccccgcgccgcctcctcctgcaATCCCTGGCGCTGGTCCTCACCTCCAACCTCTCCTCCACCCACGCCGCCGTCTCCTCCCGCCTCCTCAACTCGCTCCTCCCGCACCTCCCCGccggccgcctccacctcctccgcctcctccccttCGACCACCTCAcgctcctcctcttctcctcctcctcttccgccgCCAACCGCCGCCCCATCACCCccctccccgccgcctcctccctccacgcGCTCGCCGTCCGCTCGGGCCACCTGCCCGCCGACCT NNNNNNNNNNNNNNNNNNNNNNNNNNNNTACCTCGCGCTCGGCTCCCACGCCTCCGCGCGCCGCCTCTTCGCCGACATCCCGCGCCCCGACGCCGTCACCTGGAACACGCTCCTCCGCGCCTGCCtccgctccggcctcctcccctccgcaCGCCAGCTGTTCGACCAAATGCCCCAGCGCGACCTCGTCTCCTACAACTCCATGCTGGCCGGTCACGCCGCGGCCGGGGACATGGCCGGCGCGCGGCAGCTGTTCGACGGGATGCCCGAGAGGGACGTGGTCTCCTGGAACTCGATGCTGGCCGGGTACACACGCTGCGGAGACATGGAGGAAGCCAGGAGGATGTTCGACGCGATGCCGGAGAGGGACGTCGTGTCATGGAACTCGATGCTGGACGGGTACGCGCAGGCCGGGGACGTCAAGATGGCGAGGGCCGTGTTTGACGGCATGCCGAGGAGGAGCGCCGTGTCCTGGAACGTCGTCCTGGCGCTGTACGCGCGGGTGAAGGACTGGCGGGAGTGCCTGAGGCTGTTTGACACGATGATGGCAGTGGGGGCCGCAGTGCCGAACGAGAAGACCTTCTTGAGCGTTTTGACAGCCTGCGGCAGCCTCGGCGACCTCGATAGAGGGAAGTGGGTGCACGGCCTGGTCCAGCAGAGGTGGGAGAGGCTATTGCCGGACGTCCTCCTGCTCACGGCGCTGCTGACAATGTACGCCAAGTGCGGGGTGATGGAGACCGCGAGGGAGATCTTCGACTCGATGGGCGACAGGAGCGTCCCGTCCTGGAACTCGATGATCATCGGCTACGGGCTGCATGGGCAGAGCGAGAAGGCGCTCGAGCTGTTCCTGGAGATGGAGAGGAGCGGGCCTAGGCCGAACGAGACGACCTTCGTGTGTGTCTTGAGCTCCTGTGCCCACGGCGGGCTGGTGCTTGAAGGCTGGTGGTGCTTCGACAGGATGGTCAGGCAGTATGGCATCGAGTCCAAGGCAGAGCACTTCGGGTGCATGATGGACCTCCTCGGCCGCGCCGGGCTGCTCACAGGCTCAGAGAACCTCGTCCAGAATTTACAGGGCAAGGCGTCCCCGGCGCTGTGGGGCGCCATGGTCTCGGCCTCCTCTCGGGCGCAGGACGGCTCCAGGCTCGGGGAGTTTGTGGGGAGGAAGCTGATGGAGATGGAGCCGGCGGAGGTCGGCCCCTACGTGCTGCTCTCGAACATCTACGCGGCGGAAGGGAGGTGGGACGACGTGGAGAAGGTGAGGGAGGCGATGAAGCGGAACGGCGCCGAGAAGGGCGCGGGgctgagcctggtgggaggcggcggaTCGGAGCCCCGCGTTGGTGCCGAGGACGTGAGGAGCTGTCGGCGCTGCTGA
- the LOC119288219 gene encoding haloacid dehalogenase-like hydrolase domain-containing protein Sgpp: MASTNGGFVSPLAAAVPVEAVLFDIDGTLCDSDPLHHVAFQELLLAIGYNNGVPIDDEFFINNIAGRSDAEAAQNLFPDWPLEKGLKFLEDKDVKYRSLAMERLEPVKGLHKVVQWVKDHGYKRAAVTNAPRINAELMIKLLGLSDFFQAVIVGGECEKPKPAPFPYLKALKELEVSAAHTFIFEDSASGTRAGVAAGMPVVAVSTRNPVKSLQEAGAALIVSDYEDQKLWNALEEIDREEAKLKNGGA, from the exons ATGGCTTCCACCAATGGCGGCTTTGTCAG TCCTCTTGCAGCGGCCGTTCCAGTTGAGGCGGTTCTGTTTGACATTGATGGCACCTTGTGCGACTCAGATCCTCTTCATCACGTCGCTTTCCAAGAATTGCTACTTGCG ATTGGGTACAACAATGGTGTGCCGATTGACGATGAGTTCTTCATAAACAACATCGCTGGAAGAAGCGATGCTGAAGCTGCCCAGAATTTGTTCCCAGACTGGCCCCTCGAAAAGGGGCTGAAATTCCTAGAGGACAAAGATGTCAAATACAGAAG TCTGGCGATGGAGCGCCTAGAGCCTGTAAAGGGCCTCCACAAGGTGGTTCAGTGGGTGAAAGATCACGGCTACAAGCGTGCCGCAGTAACCAATGCCCCAAGGATCAATGCAGAGCTCATGATCAAACTTCTTGGTCTATCAGACTTCTTCCAGGCCGTGATTGTTGGAGGCGAATGCGAGAAGCCAAAACCCGCTCCCTTTCCATACCTGAAGGCCCTCAAGGAGCTCGAAGTGTCCGCAGCACACACCTTCATCTTCGAG GATTCCGCTTCAGGGACACGCGCAGGTGTTGCCGCGGGAATGCCCGTCGTCGCCGTCTCGACGAGGAACCCGGTGAAGTCCCTACAGGAAGCTGGGGCCGCATTGATCGTCAGTGACTATGAAGACCAGAAGCTGTGGAATGCGCTCGAGGAGATCGACAGAGAGGAAGCGAAGCTAAAGAATGGTGGAGCGTGA